One Streptomyces hundungensis DNA segment encodes these proteins:
- a CDS encoding peptide ligase PGM1-related protein, with product MNEAGPVIVFANFLSDLAVDLGEGHVLEQWAHQAPRKAWLLRPQDVFVTPGALSREFLTYVAEHTGVAVGRATVVEVPPAGAVALAQAVRQAGLVEQVRVLARALEGAALLPTALDASTLGFARDLAVTVHPYPTIDAAAGALSAAMLLNTKAGFRDAAEQVDMRLPAGRVCRRPEVETVVREMLQQYERVVVKPDRSAAGHGLRFVGRDDLATAGLVLDPVGGPQGVWVVEECVDVAESVSIQMENSSSGTRALFSGAMRTVRGSFTGYASPLPPSCAHVAGELREWGMKLGRHLSDLGYLGPFGLDALVAADGVLYASESNVRRTATTTPHAMVTRLTAGSSNAQPAWSVSKGRTLRPLGFEDALRRLRQRELAFDPARGEGVVLYADAPPDGHSWRYAVIAAHADGVREREEGVAQALVLEAGA from the coding sequence TTCGCCAACTTCCTGTCCGATCTCGCGGTCGATCTCGGCGAAGGCCACGTACTGGAGCAGTGGGCGCATCAGGCGCCTCGCAAGGCGTGGTTGTTGCGGCCGCAGGATGTTTTCGTGACCCCGGGCGCTTTGAGCAGGGAGTTCCTCACCTACGTGGCGGAGCACACGGGCGTAGCGGTCGGCCGGGCGACGGTCGTGGAAGTGCCGCCGGCCGGTGCGGTTGCCCTCGCGCAGGCGGTGCGTCAGGCGGGGCTCGTCGAACAGGTACGGGTCCTGGCCCGTGCGCTTGAGGGTGCGGCCCTGCTTCCCACGGCCTTGGACGCCTCCACTCTCGGCTTCGCCCGGGACCTGGCGGTCACCGTTCATCCGTACCCCACGATCGACGCCGCCGCGGGCGCCCTGAGCGCGGCCATGCTGCTCAACACGAAGGCCGGTTTCCGCGATGCGGCCGAGCAGGTGGACATGCGGTTGCCCGCGGGACGGGTCTGCCGCCGCCCCGAGGTGGAAACGGTCGTGCGCGAGATGCTCCAGCAGTACGAACGGGTGGTGGTGAAGCCCGACCGCTCCGCGGCAGGACACGGTCTGCGGTTCGTCGGACGCGACGACCTCGCGACCGCGGGCCTGGTACTGGACCCGGTCGGTGGGCCGCAGGGGGTGTGGGTGGTGGAGGAGTGCGTGGACGTGGCCGAGTCGGTGAGCATCCAGATGGAGAACAGCTCCTCGGGAACCCGCGCCTTGTTCAGCGGAGCCATGCGAACCGTGCGGGGCTCCTTCACGGGGTACGCCTCCCCCTTGCCCCCGTCCTGCGCGCACGTGGCCGGCGAACTGCGGGAGTGGGGGATGAAACTGGGCCGTCATCTCTCGGATCTGGGTTACCTCGGCCCGTTCGGACTGGACGCCCTGGTCGCCGCAGACGGCGTGCTGTACGCGAGCGAGAGCAACGTCCGCCGTACCGCCACCACCACGCCGCATGCCATGGTCACCCGGCTCACAGCGGGATCATCGAACGCCCAACCGGCATGGTCGGTCTCCAAAGGCCGAACACTCAGACCCTTGGGCTTCGAAGACGCTCTCCGCCGGCTGCGCCAACGCGAACTCGCCTTCGACCCGGCCCGTGGCGAGGGCGTCGTCCTCTACGCGGACGCACCCCCGGACGGCCATTCCTGGCGCTACGCCGTCATCGCTGCCCACGCCGACGGAGTGCGGGAGCGGGAGGAGGGAGTGGCCCAGGCACTGGTGCTCGAAGCGGGTGCCTGA